TGGGAGTGCGGGCCTTTCAGCGCCGCTCCCTTTCGCTCTGCGGTGGCTTTGATGTCCTCGACGATACCATCGAGTGCGGCTCGATCGCCGCTCTGGAGGGTGAGACGGGTGACGAAGGTCATGGCTGGTGCTGTCGAATACGTCCACGGTGGGCGCGTAAAAACTTGCTGAGACGCGGTGGTTCCGGCCCTGGTCCTGAGCCCGATCTCAAGTCCCGGGTCCGGCCGCCGTTGCCGTCACTACGCGGCCGAGCGGCTGAACGACTGCGGACGATCGGCGGCCGATCGCCTGCGAATCGACTCCCGCAATCAGTGTACGCTGGACGAACAGTCCGATATTCTCTTAACGTCGCACCTGTTAGCCCAGTTAATGGCAGTCGAAGCTACGAGCGCAGGCGCGATCCTCTTCCGCGATACGCGGGGCCGGCGCGAGTATCTTCTACTCAAGAGCCGCCCAGGGGACTGGGAGTTCCCGAAGGGCGGTGTCGAAGGAGATGAAGAACTACAACAGACGGCTATCCGCGAAGTAAAGGAAGAGGCAGGTATCGAACAGTTCCGGCTACTCGACGGCTTTCGCAAGGACTACGATTACGTCTTCGAGGCGAACGGCAAGACCATCCAC
This window of the Natrinema salifodinae genome carries:
- a CDS encoding bis(5'-nucleosyl)-tetraphosphatase — protein: MAVEATSAGAILFRDTRGRREYLLLKSRPGDWEFPKGGVEGDEELQQTAIREVKEEAGIEQFRLLDGFRKDYDYVFEANGKTIHKTVHLFIAKSFEASAELSNEHRDLQWRDYEQAVNTVTQDGPREILEQAHEFLDEHEDEE